TTTAAAGTTGACCAGCGACAGCTGTAAAGGATTATTCATATCGCTCCCGGTTCATATGCTACGATAAAGTATATGGCCCGCGCTATTGCTTTGTCAACGCCGACCGGCAATCCTAGTTTCGGTCAAAAGGGGCTAAAAATGAAGCTGTCTACCAGCGGTCGATCACCCGTACCGGAAACCAGCGACTCTGGTAGGAAGAAATGTTCCCCACTGCCTCCTCGTGGATTGTCTGAAGGCTGTAAATGCGGCTTTTTACATTCAGCCTGCTGCCTGGATCGGTGGGCCTCAGTTCAATAATACCACGGGAGAAGGCAATTCTCCGGTTATCCACATTGGCAAAGTAATATTCCTGCGGGTCGTCCACCTCCGGTTCTTCCCCATATCCTCCATCGCCGATAAAAGGATCCGACGGAACCCAGCCGAAGCCGGGTACGTAAAACTCGACCCAGTAATGAAAGGACGTCGTGCTGTCACCGAAAATGTAGCAGCCGCTTATTATACGCGCCGGGACTCCCGAGGCTCTCAGCATTGCGGTATACAGACGGGCATAATCAAAGGAATCACCCTGCCTGTTCTCCAGGAATAGAGCGACCGTATCGTTCCCTGCGGCGGAAGGGGCAAAGTCTCTCGTTATGACCCGGAAGATGTTCCGCGCCTTCAAATAGGGATTGGATTCCCTGCCGATTGCCCGGGCGGACATGGTTTCAATCTCCCGGGTCGCCGAAGGAACATAGGAGTCGGGAGAGGTGTAGACCCGGTACAGGCGCCAGTCCCTGTCGTATTCACTGATTATCCGGGAGGGTACGATCCTCGTTTCCAGGGCGGTCCGGTCAAGCCAGTAGGTGACGGACACCGTATAGCGCCTCCAGGGTTCCAGCTCCTGCAGCCGGTATCTGGCAACGCCGTTGTAATCCTCCCACAGGGGAATGGGATCCCGGACGGCCTCCAGATTATCCTGGGTAGGGGATTTCATAACATTGGGGATCCAGAGGTTCAGGGAGTTCCCGGGAGAAGCATCCGCTTCTTCTATTTCAACGGTATAGTTGATCTGGTACCCCCGCTTCTCCCTGAGTATGCGGTCTCCCGCCAGATCGGTAACCTCAAAATAGAGGGCATTGCTTACCCCCCTGTCGGTTAGCACCCGGATACTGCCGGAGGTGGCGTTATCCGGAACCCTGACCTCGATGGCCTGATCCTCCCAGCTTTCGTAATCGAAGTCGGCGAGACTGCATATAATACCCCGGTCTATGACCTCCCGTCCCTGATCATTCTGGGCGATGGTGGAGGAAAAATAGACTCTGCCGCTGCCCTGTTCCGAGCCGAAGTTCAATCCCCGGATACTGACTACAGAACCGATGGGGCCGCCGGGGTTGTCAAG
Above is a genomic segment from Marispirochaeta aestuarii containing:
- a CDS encoding transglutaminase domain-containing protein; the protein is MAVFTPLKNLLKDQRSLPVLFLLLLIGLYVFSSQMIEQSPRIESITPEVGAPGKVLVISGEHFGTERNGAEVIFAGTRPNSTSYVEWTENRISVRIPEDVGSGKLYVRIGNKASNSVLFTNSRHIPKQLSGPAAPGMPYVASLDNPGGPIGSVVSIRGLNFGSEQGSGRVYFSSTIAQNDQGREVIDRGIICSLADFDYESWEDQAIEVRVPDNATSGSIRVLTDRGVSNALYFEVTDLAGDRILREKRGYQINYTVEIEEADASPGNSLNLWIPNVMKSPTQDNLEAVRDPIPLWEDYNGVARYRLQELEPWRRYTVSVTYWLDRTALETRIVPSRIISEYDRDWRLYRVYTSPDSYVPSATREIETMSARAIGRESNPYLKARNIFRVITRDFAPSAAGNDTVALFLENRQGDSFDYARLYTAMLRASGVPARIISGCYIFGDSTTSFHYWVEFYVPGFGWVPSDPFIGDGGYGEEPEVDDPQEYYFANVDNRRIAFSRGIIELRPTDPGSRLNVKSRIYSLQTIHEEAVGNISSYQSRWFPVRVIDRW